One window of Medicago truncatula cultivar Jemalong A17 chromosome 2, MtrunA17r5.0-ANR, whole genome shotgun sequence genomic DNA carries:
- the LOC25488259 gene encoding ankyrin repeat-containing protein ITN1, giving the protein MIEMALEDSKSSPQPLHRVASAQFRRPLIHLVSTKEHKKRYINQCVPLHKAALKGDWKEGKKIIEQDQTLLISAITNGWATALHIAAGANHVHFVEELVKLMDRDDLGLQDYPGNTALCFAAAVGNVQIAEIMVKKNEVLPSIRGGLGVTPLYLAALQANSEMASYLFPKCKEILEENDWSIVFLTCINSGLYDLAIQMLTEKDTLAFARGDENMTGLHLLARKHSVCGCQSLGHRKNLLHLCMRDSPMLKLIRRIWEKFLTLDDEEMMEVMREPSQVTIIAAEVGNFEFLSVIMSTYPNLLWELSNKGQSIIHIAVFNRHASIFNLIHEIRSLKDCINGFLDDGENNLLHSAAMLAPPDRLNIVSGAALQMMLELSWFEEVKKNMQPHMIEMKNSEGMTPRELFTKEHAELLKKGESWMKQTANSCMVVSTLIATGVFSAAFSLPGGNNDNKESPNYLDKPAFLVFALSDSMALISSSTSILIFLSILISRYAEQDFLKSLPLKLISGLVALFVSIISMMIAFSSAFYITYYHGLKWVPNFISVLAFLPIPLFICLQFSLWSDIVYSAYICSSLFRPSKRMIR; this is encoded by the exons ATGAT AGAAATGGCTTTAGAGGATTCCAAATCTAGCCCGCAACCATTGCATAGAGTTGCTTCAGCTCAGTTTAGAAGGCCTCTCATCCACTTAGTTTCTACTA AGGAACATAAAAAAAGGTACATAAACCAATGTGTTCCCCTTCACAAAGCAGCACTAAAAGGGGATTGGAAAgaaggtaaaaaaataatagaacaGGACCAAACATTGCTGATTTCTGCCATAACAAATGGGTGGGCAACCGCACTCCATATTGCAGCGGGAGCAAATCATGTTCACTTTGTGGAGGAATTGGTAAAACTAATGGATCGTGATGATTTGGGATTGCAAGATTACCCGGGAAACACTGCTCTTTGCTTTGCTGCAGCGGTTGGAAATGTTCAAATCGCTGAGATAATGGTGAAAAAGAATGAAGTGTTACCATCAATTAGGGGTGGACTAGGTGTTACTCCTCTTTACTTGGCTGCTTTACAAGCAAACAGTGAGATGGCATCGTATTTGTTTCCTAAATGTAAAGAAATACTCGAGGAAAACGATTGGAGTATAGTGTTCCTCACTTGTATAAACTCGGGACTTTATG ATTTAGCTATACAGATGCTAACAGAAAAGGACACACTTGCTTTTGCTCGCGGAGATGAGAATATGACGGGTTTACATCTATTGGCTCGAAAACATTCAGTTTGTGGTTGTCAAAGTCTTGGGCATAGAAAAAATCTACTGCATTTAT GTATGAGAGATTCTCCAATGCTTAAGCTTATACGACGCATCTGGGAGAAGTTTCTTACCCTAGATGACGAAGAGATGATGGAAGTCATGAGAGAACCATCTCAAGTAACAATTATCGCTGCAGAAGTTGGAAATTTTGAGTTTCTATCTGTCATTATGAGCACTTATCCTAATTTGTTATGGGAACTCAGTAACAAGGGTCAGAGCATAATTCACATCGCTGTTTTCAACCGCCATGCTAGTATCTTCAATTTGATACATGAAATAAGGTCTTTGAAAGATTGCATAAATGGTTTTCTGGATGATGGCGAGAATAATTTATTGCATTCTGCAGCAATGTTAGCACCGCCTGATCGTCTCAATATAGTCTCGGGAGCAGCTTTACAAATGATGCTTGAATTATCATGGTTTGAG GAGGTGAAAAAGAACATGCAGCCACATatgattgaaatgaaaaattctGAAGGAATGACACCTCGCGAACTATTTACCAAAGAACATGCCGAATTGCTTAAAAAAGGAGAGTCATGGATGAAGCAAACAGCGAATTCTTGTATGGTTGTTTCGACTCTAATTGCAACTGGAGTGTTTTCAGCTGCATTTAGCTTACCAGGTGGAAACAATGATAACAAAGAATCTCCTAATTATTTAGATAAACCTGCATTCCTCGTATTTGCTTTATCCGACTCCATGGCACTTATCTCGTCTTCAACTTCAATCTTGATATTTCTATCCATCCTTATCTCGCGATATGCGGAGCAAGATTTTCTCAAGTCACTGCCTTTGAAGTTGATATCTGGACTAGTGGCATTGTTTGTGTCTATAATCAGCATGATGATAGCATTTAGTAGTGCTTTCTACATAACATATTATCATGGTTTGAAATGGGTTCCTAATTTTATTTCTGTTCTTGCATTTTTACCGATACCGTTGTTTATATGTTTACAGTTTTCTCTGTGGTCTGATATAGTGTATTCCGCCTACATTTGTAGTTCTTTATTTAGGCCAAGTAAACGTATGATTCGTTAG